In Phaeobacter piscinae, one genomic interval encodes:
- a CDS encoding TrgA family protein encodes MPTAARLIAALSMALVAIAVSFLIMPLMPEGTDFGYFVPFNAALGVLIGWVWVGRHVGRGVVNAINNGLTGAALLVLWGLFFQGAWEMFRLAMRNRYDGPFEALSAIFVIGLDFFFVMAVPHVLLALVIGGIFSGLVTENAARRWR; translated from the coding sequence ATGCCCACCGCCGCCCGATTGATTGCCGCCCTTAGCATGGCTCTTGTCGCCATCGCCGTCTCCTTCCTGATCATGCCGCTGATGCCAGAGGGCACGGATTTTGGCTATTTCGTGCCCTTCAATGCCGCGCTTGGCGTGCTGATTGGCTGGGTCTGGGTGGGGCGCCATGTGGGGCGCGGGGTGGTCAATGCCATCAATAACGGGCTGACCGGTGCCGCGCTTCTGGTGCTCTGGGGGCTGTTCTTTCAGGGCGCGTGGGAGATGTTCCGCCTCGCCATGCGCAATCGCTACGACGGCCCGTTTGAGGCGCTTTCGGCAATTTTTGTCATCGGATTGGATTTCTTTTTTGTGATGGCGGTGCCACATGTGTTGCTGGCGCTGGTGATTGGCGGCATCTTCTCTGGCCTGGTGACCGAGAACGCCGCAAGACGCTGGCGCTGA
- a CDS encoding BCCT family transporter, producing the protein MTDETANQGIPAPDGEAAVIDTEYEIGQDNLEGSVGPIGFDIHNPVFMVSGISIMLFVFYALVLPEQAAAFFGWLRPAVTSSFDWFFLSAGNIFVLFCFFLIVSPWGKVRLGGADAAPDYTYTGWFAMLFAAGMGIGLMFYGVSEPMSHYSTSFGGVSMGENGARTDWAPLGGAAGDSAESVRLGMAATIYHWGLHPWAIYAIVALSLALFSFNKGLPLTIRSAFYPIFGERVWGWTGHVIDILAVFATLFGLATSLGFGATQANAGLNELFGVPVGSTTEVILISAITAVALVSVVRGLDGGVKVLSELNMGLAFLLLIFVLLVGPTLLIITGFFDSLMAYVQYLPALSMPFGREDTNYSQGWTAFYWAWWISWSPFVGMFIARVSRGRTVREFIICVLLIPSLVCVLWMSVFGGTAIHQVVADGYTGAQDAALELKLFKMLDQLPLASITSFVGILLVIVFFVTSSDSGSLVIDTITAGGKVDAPMPQRVFWCVFEGAVAIVLLLGGGLVALQAMVISTGLPFTVVLLLMCWAILRGLQSEPR; encoded by the coding sequence ATGACAGATGAAACGGCCAATCAGGGCATACCCGCCCCCGACGGTGAGGCCGCCGTCATCGACACCGAATATGAAATTGGACAGGACAATTTAGAGGGATCGGTGGGGCCGATCGGATTTGACATCCACAACCCCGTGTTCATGGTCTCCGGCATCAGCATCATGCTGTTTGTCTTCTACGCGCTGGTGCTCCCCGAACAGGCCGCCGCTTTCTTCGGCTGGCTGCGCCCGGCGGTGACCAGCTCCTTTGATTGGTTTTTCCTCAGCGCGGGCAATATTTTCGTGCTGTTTTGTTTTTTCCTCATCGTCTCGCCCTGGGGCAAGGTACGCCTGGGTGGCGCGGATGCGGCACCCGATTACACCTATACCGGCTGGTTCGCGATGTTGTTCGCCGCCGGCATGGGCATTGGCCTGATGTTCTACGGCGTCAGTGAGCCGATGAGCCATTATTCCACCTCCTTTGGCGGGGTGAGCATGGGCGAGAACGGCGCCCGCACCGATTGGGCTCCCTTGGGTGGGGCCGCAGGGGACAGCGCGGAATCCGTGCGTCTTGGCATGGCGGCAACGATCTACCACTGGGGCCTGCACCCCTGGGCGATCTACGCCATTGTTGCGCTGTCACTGGCGCTCTTTTCCTTCAACAAGGGGCTGCCGCTGACCATCCGCTCGGCCTTCTACCCGATTTTCGGCGAACGGGTCTGGGGCTGGACGGGCCATGTGATCGATATCCTTGCGGTCTTTGCCACGCTCTTTGGTCTTGCAACCTCCCTTGGCTTTGGTGCGACACAGGCCAACGCGGGGCTGAACGAACTCTTTGGCGTGCCGGTTGGTTCCACCACCGAAGTGATCCTGATCTCCGCCATCACCGCGGTGGCGCTGGTGTCGGTGGTGCGTGGCCTTGATGGCGGCGTGAAGGTGCTGAGCGAGCTGAACATGGGGCTGGCCTTCCTGCTGCTGATCTTCGTGCTTCTGGTCGGGCCAACCCTGCTGATCATCACCGGCTTCTTCGACAGTCTGATGGCCTATGTGCAGTATCTGCCTGCTCTCTCGATGCCCTTCGGGCGCGAGGATACCAACTACAGCCAGGGCTGGACCGCCTTTTACTGGGCGTGGTGGATCAGCTGGTCGCCTTTTGTCGGCATGTTCATCGCCCGCGTCAGCCGGGGCCGCACCGTGCGGGAATTCATCATCTGCGTGCTGCTGATCCCCAGCCTGGTCTGTGTCTTGTGGATGAGCGTTTTTGGCGGCACCGCGATCCATCAGGTGGTGGCGGATGGCTATACCGGTGCGCAGGATGCGGCGCTTGAACTGAAGCTGTTCAAGATGTTGGATCAGCTGCCGCTGGCGTCCATCACCTCCTTTGTCGGGATCCTGCTGGTGATTGTGTTTTTTGTCACCTCCTCGGATTCCGGCTCGCTGGTGATCGATACGATCACCGCGGGGGGCAAGGTTGATGCGCCGATGCCGCAGCGGGTGTTCTGGTGCGTGTTCGAAGGCGCCGTTGCGATTGTGCTGCTGCTTGGCGGCGGTCTGGTCGCCCTGCAGGCGATGGTGATCTCAACGGGCCTGCCGTTCACGGTGGTGCTGCTCCTGATGTGCTGGGCAATCCTGCGCGGACTGCAAAGCGAGCCGCGCTGA
- a CDS encoding SAM-dependent methyltransferase gives MALTTTDGQANLPRYFAAIFDQLHALEVGQLDIDLPDGRVFRVSGQRPGPVADLRIHNPDCFARLIREGDLGFSDAYLDGWWSTSDLQAFMDLIHLGSETVYDGFPGRGLIRAYEQFRFWLQRNHRAQAKANISYHYDLGNAFYGLWLDDTMTYSSALFKTGQESLETAQTAKYASMVDQMGVKPGDHVLEVGCGWGGFAEYAARERGLRVTGLTISEEQLKYARQRIEKAGLSDQVELRMQDYRDCEGTFDGIASIEMFEAVGEKYWPAYFQMIHDRLRPGGQATLQIITVADRRWTVYKRGVDFIQKHIFPGGMLPAPKILRQQVELAGLQVMKSLEFGDSYDQTLRRWHATFNNRWDEIAAMGFDDRFRKMWNFYLTSCAAAFKAETCDVTQITLAHR, from the coding sequence ATGGCGCTCACAACGACCGACGGACAGGCCAATCTGCCGCGCTACTTCGCAGCGATTTTTGACCAACTGCACGCGCTGGAGGTGGGGCAGCTGGACATTGACCTGCCGGACGGGCGGGTGTTTCGCGTCAGTGGCCAACGGCCCGGCCCGGTGGCCGATCTGCGCATCCACAATCCGGACTGCTTTGCCCGGCTGATCCGCGAGGGCGATCTGGGGTTTTCCGATGCCTATCTGGACGGCTGGTGGAGCACATCGGATTTGCAAGCCTTCATGGATCTGATCCATCTCGGGTCGGAAACTGTTTACGACGGCTTCCCGGGACGCGGGCTGATCCGCGCCTATGAGCAGTTCCGCTTCTGGCTGCAACGCAATCACCGCGCCCAGGCCAAGGCGAATATCTCCTACCACTATGACCTTGGTAACGCCTTCTACGGGCTGTGGCTGGACGACACGATGACCTATTCCAGTGCCCTGTTCAAAACCGGACAGGAAAGTCTGGAGACCGCGCAAACAGCCAAATACGCCTCCATGGTGGATCAGATGGGGGTGAAGCCCGGCGACCATGTGCTGGAGGTTGGCTGCGGCTGGGGCGGCTTTGCCGAATATGCCGCCCGCGAACGGGGCTTGCGTGTCACTGGCCTCACCATCAGCGAAGAACAGTTGAAATACGCCCGTCAGCGCATTGAAAAGGCTGGACTTTCCGATCAGGTCGAACTCAGGATGCAGGACTACCGCGACTGCGAGGGCACCTTTGACGGTATCGCTTCCATCGAGATGTTTGAGGCGGTGGGCGAAAAATACTGGCCCGCCTATTTCCAGATGATCCACGACCGGTTGCGCCCGGGCGGGCAGGCGACCTTGCAGATCATCACCGTCGCGGACCGGCGCTGGACCGTTTATAAACGCGGCGTCGATTTCATTCAGAAACATATTTTCCCGGGCGGGATGCTGCCCGCGCCAAAGATCCTGCGCCAACAGGTGGAACTTGCCGGGCTGCAGGTCATGAAATCGCTCGAATTCGGTGATAGCTACGATCAGACGTTGCGGCGCTGGCACGCCACATTCAACAACCGCTGGGACGAGATTGCTGCCATGGGATTTGATGATCGCTTCAGGAAAATGTGGAATTTCTACCTCACCTCCTGCGCGGCCGCGTTCAAGGCTGAGACCTGCGATGTCACCCAGATCACGCTTGCCCACCGCTGA
- a CDS encoding VOC family protein, protein MMAYTPKDFLVWGEIPVTDMDAATRFYQHVTGAELELVTDGPNPMLLFRPKDPATGVALSIYPGTPAPDGIGPTLHLAAEGALADVMTRVTDAGGQVVSEAIPLPRGHFFYAKDPDGNSVGFFEATG, encoded by the coding sequence ATGATGGCATATACTCCGAAGGATTTTCTGGTCTGGGGCGAGATCCCCGTGACCGATATGGACGCCGCGACCCGCTTTTATCAGCATGTGACAGGGGCTGAGTTGGAGCTGGTCACCGATGGGCCAAACCCGATGCTGCTGTTTCGCCCGAAAGACCCGGCCACCGGTGTCGCGCTGAGCATCTACCCTGGCACCCCTGCCCCCGATGGGATCGGTCCCACCCTGCATCTGGCGGCCGAGGGTGCGCTGGCCGACGTGATGACACGGGTGACGGATGCCGGAGGACAGGTGGTGTCGGAAGCGATCCCGCTGCCGCGCGGGCATTTCTTCTACGCCAAAGATCCGGATGGTAATTCCGTCGGCTTTTTTGAGGCAACGGGCTAG
- a CDS encoding aminotransferase class V-fold PLP-dependent enzyme, translating to MALDIDFVRSQFPAFAAANLQGQAFFENAGGSYTCQPVINRLTRFYTERKVQPYAPYEASTLAGAEMDEARHRLAGILGVDRDELSFGPSTTQNTYVLAQAFRDFLSPGEAIIVTNQDHEANSGPWRRLADAGIEVREWQIDPQSGHLDPGDLENLLDEKVRLVCFPHCSNVVGELNPVTEITALAHAAGAFVCVDGVSYAPHGLPNVGELGPDIYLFSAYKTYGPHQGLMVIRRALGELLPNQGHFFNGDTLYKRFTPAGPDHAQIAACAGMADYIATLAHHHGGPLTEGAAQGAFVHDLMRAHEVELLQPLLDMVKDRNDLRLIGPSDAATRAPTVALALDRPAEAVAAELAEHGIMAGGGDFYALRALNAMGVSTSDGVLRLSFTHYTSKKEMTQLMEALDRVLSK from the coding sequence ATGGCCCTCGATATCGATTTCGTCCGCAGCCAGTTTCCGGCATTTGCAGCAGCGAATTTGCAAGGTCAGGCGTTTTTTGAAAATGCCGGCGGCTCCTATACCTGCCAGCCGGTGATCAACCGGCTCACCCGGTTTTACACTGAACGCAAGGTGCAGCCCTATGCGCCCTATGAGGCCTCGACACTGGCAGGCGCTGAGATGGATGAGGCGCGGCACCGCCTGGCGGGCATTCTCGGGGTGGATCGTGATGAGCTGAGCTTTGGCCCCTCCACCACCCAGAACACCTATGTGCTGGCGCAGGCCTTTCGTGACTTTCTGTCCCCGGGGGAGGCGATCATCGTCACCAATCAGGACCATGAGGCCAACAGTGGTCCGTGGCGCCGTCTGGCTGATGCGGGGATTGAGGTGCGCGAATGGCAGATCGACCCGCAGTCCGGCCATCTGGATCCGGGCGATCTTGAAAACCTGCTGGATGAAAAGGTCCGTCTGGTGTGTTTTCCCCATTGCTCCAACGTGGTCGGGGAGTTGAACCCGGTCACCGAAATCACCGCACTGGCCCATGCGGCGGGCGCCTTTGTCTGTGTCGATGGCGTCTCTTATGCGCCCCATGGTCTGCCAAATGTTGGCGAGCTGGGGCCGGATATCTATCTGTTTTCTGCCTATAAAACCTACGGGCCCCATCAGGGGCTGATGGTGATCCGCCGCGCCCTTGGGGAGCTGCTGCCCAATCAGGGCCATTTCTTCAATGGTGATACGCTTTACAAACGCTTCACCCCGGCGGGGCCAGATCATGCGCAGATCGCGGCCTGCGCCGGCATGGCCGATTATATTGCAACCCTTGCCCATCACCACGGCGGTCCGCTGACCGAAGGCGCCGCGCAGGGCGCCTTTGTCCACGATCTGATGCGCGCCCATGAGGTAGAGCTGCTGCAACCGCTGCTGGACATGGTGAAGGATCGCAATGACCTGCGCCTGATTGGTCCGTCTGATGCCGCCACCCGCGCGCCCACCGTGGCGCTGGCGCTCGACCGCCCGGCAGAGGCCGTGGCGGCTGAACTGGCAGAGCACGGCATCATGGCGGGGGGCGGCGATTTCTACGCCCTGCGCGCGCTCAATGCTATGGGCGTGTCGACCAGCGATGGGGTGCTGCGGCTCAGTTTTACGCATTACACCTCGAAAAAGGAGATGACACAGCTGATGGAGGCCCTAGATCGCGTCTTGAGCAAGTGA
- a CDS encoding cryptochrome/photolyase family protein — protein sequence MTDDKPSNAPIIWWVRRDLRLADNPALAAAVAADVPVIPVFILDALDEDLGAAPRFRLGLGLAHLAKELERRGARLILRRGSAQEVLTQLITDTGAGAVHWTRAYDPQAIARDTDIKDQLKGQGIAAKSFGGHLLFEPWTVETKTGGMYRVYSPYWKAVRDRDVDGLIAAPSRIPAPAHWPASDDLDSWQMAAAMRRGADVVAQYCRVGEDAAQERLAEFLDSRVADYKQDRDFPAMDATSGLSENLAWGEISPRRMWHHGLEARRAGKSGAEHFLKEIVWREFAYHLMFHTPHILTRNWRPEWEHFNWSERDDDKVDAWRRGQTGYNFVDAAMRELYVTGKMHNRARMIVASFLTKHMLTHWRIGQQWFEECLVDWDPASNAMGWQWVAGSGPDASPFFRIFNPDGQLEKFDAKGRYQSAWIAEGQANPPQTALDFYRATPLSWQLSPKDKRAEPFLDLKEGRARALEVYGQRELPDD from the coding sequence ATGACCGACGACAAACCGAGCAACGCCCCGATCATCTGGTGGGTGCGGCGCGACCTGCGTCTTGCCGATAACCCGGCGCTGGCGGCGGCTGTCGCTGCGGATGTTCCGGTTATCCCTGTCTTTATCCTTGATGCGCTGGATGAGGACCTGGGCGCCGCGCCAAGGTTCCGGTTGGGGCTGGGGCTGGCGCATCTGGCCAAGGAGCTGGAGCGGCGCGGCGCGCGGCTGATCCTGCGCCGCGGGTCAGCACAGGAGGTGCTGACGCAGCTGATCACGGACACCGGTGCGGGCGCAGTTCACTGGACCCGCGCCTATGACCCGCAGGCCATCGCCCGCGACACCGACATCAAGGATCAGCTGAAGGGGCAGGGAATTGCGGCGAAATCCTTTGGCGGCCATCTGCTGTTTGAGCCCTGGACGGTCGAGACCAAAACCGGCGGCATGTACCGGGTCTATTCGCCCTATTGGAAGGCGGTGCGCGACCGCGACGTTGACGGGCTGATCGCCGCCCCCTCACGGATCCCGGCGCCGGCGCATTGGCCGGCCTCAGATGATCTGGACAGCTGGCAGATGGCTGCCGCGATGCGGCGGGGCGCAGATGTGGTGGCGCAATACTGCCGCGTCGGCGAAGATGCAGCGCAGGAGCGGCTGGCAGAGTTCCTCGACAGCCGCGTCGCCGACTACAAACAGGACCGCGATTTTCCCGCAATGGATGCCACCTCGGGTCTGTCTGAGAACCTCGCTTGGGGGGAGATCAGTCCGCGCCGCATGTGGCATCACGGGCTGGAGGCGCGCCGGGCCGGCAAATCCGGCGCTGAGCATTTCCTCAAGGAAATCGTCTGGCGCGAATTTGCCTATCACCTGATGTTCCACACCCCCCATATTCTGACTCGCAACTGGCGCCCGGAATGGGAGCATTTCAACTGGTCGGAGCGTGACGATGACAAGGTCGACGCCTGGCGGCGCGGCCAGACAGGGTATAATTTCGTCGATGCCGCCATGCGAGAGCTTTACGTGACCGGCAAGATGCACAACCGCGCCCGGATGATCGTGGCCAGCTTTCTGACCAAACATATGCTCACCCATTGGCGCATTGGCCAGCAGTGGTTTGAGGAGTGTCTGGTGGACTGGGACCCGGCCTCCAACGCCATGGGTTGGCAATGGGTGGCAGGCTCCGGCCCTGATGCCTCGCCGTTCTTTCGGATTTTCAACCCCGATGGCCAGCTGGAGAAATTCGACGCCAAAGGCCGCTACCAGTCCGCCTGGATCGCCGAAGGGCAGGCCAATCCGCCGCAGACCGCGCTGGATTTCTACCGCGCCACACCCCTGTCCTGGCAGCTGTCGCCAAAGGACAAACGCGCTGAGCCGTTCCTTGACCTGAAGGAGGGCCGCGCCCGCGCGCTGGAGGTCTACGGCCAGCGGGAACTGCCTGACGACTGA
- a CDS encoding NUDIX domain-containing protein — protein sequence MVDLFVYGTLRHLPLLELVLGRSGAALDAVSAHLPDHGAFAVVDQPFPAIEARAGHRAPGLLLQGLTQDDIDALNFYEGGFDYTLRRVTVELDAGGSAPADVYFPDPGLWQTGAPWDLAAWQADWGALSLRAAEEVMAYRGRLSPAEVAARFRPIRIRAAAWLAAQNRAEDPDHDLARDVVVHEHKRAYVNFFAMEEMDLQFRRYDGSLSPVVNRGAALVGQAAVVLPYDPRRDAVLLIEQFRAATYIAGNRRPWMWEPVAGLIDPGETPEQAAHREAMEEAGLTIDQLETVTRVYPSSGASGEFLHIFVGVCDFENIAGGGGLESENEDIRSQIIPYDDLMRGVDDHSYQDMPLVTAALWLSRHRDRLRRGEP from the coding sequence GTGGTTGATCTTTTTGTCTATGGCACCCTGCGCCATCTGCCGCTGCTTGAACTGGTGCTGGGGCGGTCCGGTGCCGCGCTGGATGCCGTGTCGGCGCATCTGCCGGACCACGGCGCCTTTGCGGTGGTGGATCAGCCCTTTCCCGCGATTGAGGCCCGCGCCGGACACCGCGCCCCGGGGCTCTTGCTGCAGGGCCTCACGCAGGACGATATCGACGCGCTGAATTTCTACGAAGGCGGGTTCGACTATACGCTGCGCCGCGTCACGGTGGAGCTGGACGCAGGTGGCAGCGCCCCGGCGGATGTCTATTTCCCCGATCCGGGCCTCTGGCAGACCGGCGCGCCCTGGGATCTGGCCGCATGGCAGGCCGACTGGGGCGCCTTGTCCCTGCGCGCCGCAGAGGAGGTCATGGCCTACCGTGGCCGACTGAGCCCGGCTGAGGTTGCAGCCCGTTTTCGCCCGATCCGTATTCGCGCCGCCGCTTGGTTGGCGGCGCAGAACCGGGCCGAGGATCCCGATCACGATCTGGCCCGCGATGTCGTCGTGCATGAGCATAAGCGCGCTTATGTGAATTTCTTCGCCATGGAGGAGATGGACCTGCAATTCCGCCGCTACGATGGCAGCCTCAGCCCGGTGGTGAACCGGGGCGCGGCCTTGGTGGGTCAGGCGGCGGTGGTGCTGCCTTATGATCCGCGCCGCGATGCGGTGCTGCTGATCGAACAGTTTCGCGCGGCCACCTATATCGCAGGCAACCGGCGCCCGTGGATGTGGGAACCGGTGGCTGGGCTTATTGATCCCGGCGAGACGCCCGAACAGGCGGCCCACCGCGAGGCGATGGAGGAGGCCGGCCTGACCATCGACCAGCTGGAAACCGTGACACGGGTCTATCCGTCCAGCGGCGCGTCGGGCGAGTTTTTGCACATCTTTGTAGGCGTTTGCGACTTTGAGAACATCGCAGGCGGCGGCGGGCTGGAGAGCGAGAATGAGGATATCCGCAGCCAGATCATCCCCTATGATGACCTGATGCGCGGTGTTGATGATCACAGCTATCAGGACATGCCACTGGTCACCGCCGCACTCTGGCTGTCACGTCATCGTGACCGGCTGCGCCGCGGCGAACCCTGA